A stretch of the Chelonoidis abingdonii isolate Lonesome George chromosome 11, CheloAbing_2.0, whole genome shotgun sequence genome encodes the following:
- the LOC116831877 gene encoding immunoglobulin gamma-1 heavy chain-like codes for MSHHIVGVILVCLHMAASEEGIQILQSPAQLWRTPGETAQLDCSPSEKEWRVVWYKEQQSGSLKWIFQSSQFATSNGKYSSKVDLTANIFSLNINNVQRNDSGVYYCGLSASVYLQPNFGNGTRLIVTDASEPSLSILVPSTLEDAELPPVIPLLCLLSDFTPPWSEVLWDTGEEASDSQTDAGAIDGNGVFSVWSLMTIPSETWNQEMICTCTAKQSSTGRSINATVSKETERRDTGDCRIVFYAGLPCIFILLLIQLLILLWRKCPVRGRAVQRENPIPMRQIPQTEYAALTYNNRNAPR; via the exons ATGTCCCACCACATAGTTGGGGTGATTCTAGTCTGTCTTCACA TGGCTGCCTCAGAAGAAGGGATACAAATCCTGCAAAGCCCAGCACAGTTGTGGAGGACCCCTGGCGAGACTGCACAGCTGGACTGTAGCCCTTCAGAAAAAGAATGGAGAGTTGTGTGGTACAAAGAACAGCAGAGTGGAAgtttaaaatggattttccaGAGTTCTCAGTTTGCAACTTCAAATGGAAAATACTCGAGTAAAGTGGACCTTACGgcaaatattttctctcttaataTCAATAATGTACAAAGAAATGACTCGGGGGTTTATTATTGTGGCCTCTCTGCCTCTGTGTATCTACAGCCCAACTTCGGGAATGGGACCAGACTAATTGTCACAG ATGCCTCCGAGCCAAGTCTTTCCATTCTGGTTCCCTCCACCCTGGAGGATGCTGAACTTCCCCCCGTCATTCCTTTACTCTGCCTGCTCTCTGATTTCACTCCTCCCTGGAGTGAAGTCCTCTGGGACACTGGTGAGGAGGCATCTGACAGTCAGACGGATGCTGGAGCCATAGATGGGAATGGGGTCTTTAGTGTTTGGAGCCTAATGACAATCCCTTCTGAGACATGGAATCAGGAGATGATCTGCACGTGTACAGCCAAGCAGAGCAGCACGGGGAGAAGCATCAATGCTACAGTCTCCAAGGAAACAG agagaagagacaCTGGAGACTGTAGGATTGTGTTCTATGCTGGGCTGCCCTGTATTTTCATCCTTCTCCTGATCCAGCTGTTGATCTTGCTCTGGAGAAAGTGCCCCGTCAGAG GGAGAGCTGTGCAAAGAGAGAATCCAATACCTATGAGGCAGATCCCACAG ACTGAATATGCGGCTCTGACGTACAATAACAGAAATGCTCCTCGGTGA
- the LOC142047571 gene encoding Ig heavy chain Mem5-like, protein MSHQTVGVILIYLQMTASGKEIQILQSPAQVWLKSGDTAQLHCKTLEDEVSAVWYKELSGSLQWIYRSSEFAFPDGKYSSAMNTATNSFSLIISNVQREDSGVYYCGLFSFMYVQPNFGNGTRLIVTDAFEPRLSILVPSAPEDAELPPVIPLLCLLSDFTPPWSEVLWDTGEEASDSQTDAGAIDGNGIFSVWSLMTIPSETWNQEMTCNCTAKESSSGRSISAAVSKETERRDTGDCGIVFYAGLPCIFILLLIQLLILLWRKCPVRGRAVQRENPVPMRQIPQTEYATLPYNNRNAPL, encoded by the exons ATGTCCCACCAGACAGTTGGGGTGATTCTAATCTATCTGCAAA TGACTGCTTCAGGAAAAGAGATACAAATCCTGCAAAGCCCTGCACAAGTGTGGCTGAAATCAGGGGACACTGCACAGCTGCACTGTAAAACATTAGAAGACGAAGTGAGCGCAGTGTGGTACAAGGAACTGAGTGGAAGTTTACAGTGGATTTACCGGAGTTCTGAGTTTGCATTCCCAGATGGAAAATACTCAAGTGCAATGAACACTGCGACAAACTCGTTTTCTCTAATTATCAGTAATGTACAAAGAGAGGACTCGGGGGTCTATTACTGTGGCCTCTTTTCCTTTATGTATGTACAGCCCAACTTCGGGAATGGGACCAGACTAATTGTCACAG ATGCCTTCGAGCCGAGACTTTCCATCCTGGTGCCCTCTGCCCcagaggatgctgagcttccccCTGTCattcctctgctctgcctgctctctgATTTCACTCCTCCCTGGAGTGAAGTTCTCTGGGACACTGGGGAGGAGGCATCTGACAGTCAGACGGATGCTGGAGCGATAGATGGGAATGGGATCTTTAGTGTTTGGAGCCTAATGACAATCCCTTCTGAGACATGGAACCAGGAGATGACCTGCAATTGTACAGCCAAGGAGAGCAGCTCGGGGAGAAGCATCAGTGCTGCAGTCTCCAAGGAAACAG agagaagagacaCTGGAGACTGTGGGATTGTGTTCTACGCTGGGCTGCCCTGTATTTTCATCCTTCTCCTGATCCAGCTGTTGATCTTGCTCTGGAGAAAGTGCCCCGTTAGAG GGAGAGCTGTGCAAAGAGAGAATCCAGTACCTATGAGGCAGATCCCACAG actGAATATGCAACTCTGCCATATAACAACAGAAATGCTCCTCTGTGA